One genomic region from Methanocaldococcus fervens AG86 encodes:
- a CDS encoding SPOUT family RNA methylase translates to MEKYIIKTQKGFENIVVNNLKEIINNFNYIISPDGYQGIVIVESDEDIEDKILEIPEVERVLKVYFETETDFDKIVNLAEKIKDYIKEDETFAVETKKRGKQDFSSTDVNIVLGAKIKDLTNASVDLNNPDKVVHVEVFKNKTYISITPGEKFKKYTKEKRNARELFKKVVIVQMPYLGEKIVCKRFGEAIGRAAQGFEVKELIIAPKEKVNAYELMEFIKGVKIGQHSRYEIQKRAYPFEIKLVPVTVQDLYQVVRDKRRNNRLLIITDPKGDELSKIKDKLSYDLRKKREIIVFCGSREGIPRGLFRFADYIVDLAPHMTFATEHAIPAALIALWGVYSGEDLDDSLENSSEEEETESNLNGE, encoded by the coding sequence ATGGAGAAATACATTATAAAAACACAAAAGGGCTTTGAAAATATTGTTGTGAATAATTTAAAAGAAATTATTAATAACTTTAATTACATCATTTCTCCTGATGGGTATCAGGGGATTGTTATAGTTGAGAGTGATGAAGATATTGAGGATAAAATCTTAGAGATTCCAGAGGTTGAGAGGGTTTTAAAAGTTTATTTTGAAACAGAGACAGATTTTGATAAGATAGTTAATTTAGCTGAGAAGATTAAAGATTACATAAAAGAGGATGAGACCTTTGCCGTTGAAACTAAAAAAAGAGGAAAACAAGATTTTAGCTCAACAGATGTAAATATTGTTTTGGGGGCTAAGATTAAGGACTTAACAAACGCTTCAGTTGATTTAAACAATCCAGATAAGGTTGTTCATGTTGAGGTTTTTAAAAATAAAACTTACATATCAATAACTCCCGGAGAAAAGTTCAAAAAATACACCAAAGAGAAGAGAAATGCAAGGGAATTATTTAAAAAAGTTGTCATTGTGCAGATGCCTTATTTAGGGGAGAAAATTGTATGTAAGAGGTTTGGTGAGGCAATTGGAAGAGCAGCTCAAGGATTTGAAGTTAAGGAGTTAATTATAGCACCAAAAGAAAAAGTTAATGCCTATGAGTTGATGGAGTTTATTAAGGGAGTTAAGATTGGGCAACATTCAAGATATGAAATACAAAAAAGAGCTTATCCATTTGAGATTAAGTTAGTTCCAGTAACTGTTCAGGATTTATATCAGGTTGTTAGGGATAAGAGGAGGAATAACAGGCTGTTGATAATTACTGACCCAAAAGGAGACGAGTTATCAAAAATTAAAGATAAATTATCTTATGATTTAAGAAAAAAGAGGGAAATTATTGTATTTTGTGGTTCAAGGGAGGGAATTCCAAGAGGGTTGTTTAGATTTGCTGACTATATAGTAGATTTAGCCCCACACATGACCTTTGCCACTGAACATGCCATTCCTGCCGCTTTAATAGCTTTATGGGGAGTTTATAGTGGAGAAGATTTA